The Etheostoma spectabile isolate EspeVRDwgs_2016 chromosome 4, UIUC_Espe_1.0, whole genome shotgun sequence sequence TACACGTCAGACCGGggcaggatgtgtgtgtgctaggCAAGTTTGAACATGGTTTATTCTGAGAAACAGTCACTGTACTGGGATGTTTGTGCACTATAGCGTCTAGACTACCAAGAACCTTGaaataaacaaactaaaataagaACATGACATGATTTGTAATGAGCTGCAACTTATTTGGCTTTGTAAAACTAGTTTGTCAGGCAAACCTCTGTACTAGATTAAGTCAGTTCACCCATTAAGTCAAAAGCACCTTAAAAActtgtatatactgtatctatatgCAGCAGCTGTAAATGCAGTGTTACAGTATGTAAGACAACATTGACCCTTCTTACTGGATGACAGAGATTTACAGGCCGCTAGCTGAGGCTGTTTACAAATAAAGAATCTGACTCAGCTGGTGTCAACAGCATGGTGTTGTATAGTTTAGCCACCTAGCACCAACTAAGACTTGTTGCTGGCATTTTAGCACAATATCATGCAAGTAGCCATCCAGTGCATATTTCACGTTTTGAAAAGATTGAAAGATACAAAGCCAGACGTTTTCCAACAACTCATGCAGCTAACATGAGCTTAATTAGCTAGCAACAGCTGATAAAATCTGCTCGCAACAGCTGTTATTTCAGCCGTCAAAATTAACAGTTGCTTAAAATCTGCCTTTGTTATCATTGTAAACGACATAAGTTCCATGCGAGGGTTGAAGGTTGACTGAACAGTGTGTTAATATCAAAGTTGTTAATATCAAAAAGAGATATGTTGCTACTTTCTGGACTGGGGATGAGAGTTAATTGCCGATGCTGCTTCTAAAGTGGATGTAAAAGATTTTGGCATAATAGCTTTAGTAATCCCCACTGTACTCACATTGTCCCAGCGCACAATGTAGAAAGAGCTGCCAGGTGATTCAACGCATTTATTTTCAAGCTGAAAGATCTTTGTATCTGATAAAAGTGCTGTTTCCAAAAGGTgtcatgattttctttttcagtgtgACTCAGAAAGATGAAGACTAGCTATCAGATACAATGGCCCGCCAAGTCTCATGTCATCAAAACAGAACAAGGGCTGTGTCCtaaaacgtacctttgctcattgcggccaaaaagttctattttaacctcatcagaACACAGAACTTGtctccacaatgcatcaggcttgtctatatgttcatttgcaaacttcaaacgctgatttttgtggttagaacatagaagaggttttcttctgattaCTCTTCCAttaagaccatgtttgtacaagtatctctttatagtggaatggtgtagcacaactccagtgtctgccaggtctttctggatggatcgtgcagtcaaacgtgggttttgacttgcttttctcacaatcctgcgagctgttctgtctgatatttttcttggtcttccagatcttgcatTAACTTCCAccgttcctgatgacggccatttcttaaattacattccgaacagaggatattggcatctgaaaaccctttgctgtcttcttatagccttctcctgctttgtgagtgtcaactattttcagtttcagttttctagacaactgcttagaagaacccatggtgctgattgttggggcaaggtctgatgagtctgggcatttaaaaccttaagattgacatcacctggtctttccagaagatgactgagaacaatccatgacactgtcaggtctcagctttccaaagggggcggtgcatgctataaactctgcaaggtgcccaacttttgcagacgccatttttttgtttattttgaaagtttaaatgacggaaataaaatctaactttttgtgagatattatacgaatgtctaatctgtcatttgatgcctttgagatttttccatctttttttggcttctttatgcacattaatacaatttttacctggggAGCCCACATTTTTTAGCCCcattgtatatacagtatttttgcATATAGTATTTACAGCTTACACTCTTGATTAAATTACTTCCAAGCAATCGTCAATTCTATCTtcctttgttattttaaaacaattatgaGAAACTGGGCTGTTGTATCACACCATATTcttcttaaattaaaacatatttgataaaaggtTATATTAAGAGGAGTGGAGAGCTATCTTATATCATTTTAGGGTGAACAACAGTGGATGTAAAATAGCCTCCAAGCTAATTCTGGCACATTTATCctttaatgtattattaatgtgcactgtccctgacaaataaacctgaaataaataaatctaaaaaatgttgtaaaattaGATCtgtgaacccccccccacccccacgcTCAGGTTTGAGTTCAGTTTATATCATTAAATATCACACTGAGACTATTGAGGACACAGCATAAATAATTATTGTAAATCAGTCAGGTTTACATGTAAAATCCAATAACTAAATGACGAGTGCATGGCTGTAACATTGAAATGATCAACTCTTACTTCAAAATAGCGATTTCTTCTTGACAATGGCCTGGCTGCCACAAAACAGCCAACTTCATCTGAATTCCCATGATACctacaaagagatgcaaaaggaaaaaagaaaatattactATAATCATGATTCATGACAAATGCAAGCAAAGTGGGATGCTAATTCAGCAAGCAAAGGAAGAGCTCTAGCATTAAAAATAAGGGACTTAACTATATTACTAATTTGTGTCTCCAGTTCATACAGTCATTGTGGCATTGCTCATCACTGTTACCTGAGTATGTCCCCGTCTTTGAGCATCCTTTTGAGCTGCTCCCGGTATCGCACCGCTCGCACTTCACGAATTCGCCTCCTCCAGTTCAGAAAGCGATAATGAAGGTTTATGTCGTCCATGTCTGAAGATCATTCCAATCTAAGACACAGGgaaacaaatcaaaaatatGTATTACTGCTATAAAGCAGGTCAACtaacattcaattttatttgatGGTGATGTTTTAGACTAAAATATTCAACTAGAAGGACCTGGCTTTTATCAGGCCAAACCCTTACTGCGAGGAGTTGGTACTTTTCATTTACATCTAATCACACATTCCAGAGACAAGCGAAGACCTGGACAGGGCGACACCTGTGATGGTCAGGTGGCTCCCTTGGGTGTTTTCCACCCCATGTAAAATGCCACTGACTCAAGCATTTAACTTAAAAACACCCTTGACTCAGTGATGTGTTTCTGGTCCCATTCCAATCATAAATTAAAACCTGAATTAGGCTAATATATTAATATTCGCAGATTATTTTATGTCCATCAATTAATCAACTCAACTGTGGTGTATTTACTCTAttatctttgctttttttaccCTGTCAGGTTATGTCTTTAAAGCCAGAGTCAGGATTTGTTGgttctttttaaattcaaaactcactattttaatacaaaagactttaagtgtgtgtattttttattttagctggCACAGTGGTGGATCATCACACTGCGCCCCCGCGTAGCTATTACACAGACGGACGTAGGGATAATATAGTTTCGTTCCCAGAAAATGTTGTGTTGGgctatttttttgtgaagataAAATAAAGTTACCAACGTAAATATGACTAAAAAGTAGTTCAGGATCTAACCAgtaatgtgttttaaaataaacaagtaaACAAATATGCGAGTTATCGCCTCATATATTTGTAGCGTGGTaacttctctgctttgcccttTTACGAGCCTACCCTAAATGCCGCAACGTATTTCCCAAACTACAGGCAGGACTCGGTTGGCCGGGTAGCTGCTTTCAGCTTTACAAAATTATCGCAAATAATGTACTATAAACATGACTGTATCTCAGATTATAGTCAAACTCTTCTAAGCATATCTGTCTCATGATGGTTCCTTACTGTTTTAAAACTTGTAACGCGTCGTCCTTCGGTTTTTCTTCCAATTTTAAGGAGATGAAGTCTGTCACTTTATGTCCAACCTGTGCCGTCGGAAGTCCCGCCCtctcaaccaatcacatgaGAGGATAAATACAATGTGCACTGCCGTGTGTTAATGTAGTCTTTCGAAGGACTTCTTTCTGTGGTTTGACagttgatgttgtgtgtgtacctgagGACTACAAATAGGCTACCATGTGTTGACATAAACTCAAATCTGGGACGAAAAAAACTTTTAAGATGTTAAGACCTTAAtaagaaaaaagacacattgTCCCCTCACcagtttttataaaaaagttgtttttattttatacaaaataaatagtgAAAGTTGGCATGTCTAGGAGAAGCTTTTTGTCTATATTAATACCTGTGCATAactgcaaaacaatttaaacaataaaaatggcTTTGATGTTTGTACGTACACAACTTGATTGATTATGGTTTACTGGCTTGCCATGAACTTTTAATCCAAATCAATCTTAACCTCCATAATTTCTGGCCAAAACTGTGCATAACTCATGTTATTATTGATTTCATAGTCAATGTACTTTGCCTTTGTAGGACTGTAAGTAGTATTGTTTTACTTTTGAAATGGCAAGAATCACAGACTAACTAAAGTTGGGCTGTTTAGTCACAATAAGCGGGATATTACAATGAAGTTTGCTTTGGTCAATAATCTGTTAGAagcataaagaaaagaaaacaggataaATCAGTTGTTTCACTGTGTTAATATGTTTTCAGATCAATAAGTCTAACCTCTATTTAATGATATTTAAGTCAAGTAAATGTACTTCTGTATTGGGTTAcatttgtatatattgtatttgtATCTGAGATAAAGTGGTCACAAGCAGTGTATTAAGACAAGTATTGAGATTGTGTCTTCTAATTTAACCTGTTTGTGACTCACAGCCAGTGGAATTTACAGGGTGGGACATTATGCTCGTGGTTATTACTCTTAGTCATCCAACCTCGAGTGGCACTCCTTCAGCATCGGCCATTCTCTTTAAATCTTTAGCCCTGCAGTTACAGACTCTGTAAACACGCTCTGAGAACAAAGTGTTTGTTTAGTGGTTGCTATTTaaagaaaagtcaaaacaatgtcaaaaacAAGGATGAAAAGTGTGGAAGTAACTAAATACCTTTagtctttgttatattttataagGCCAGTAAGAttattcatacttttttttaactcaagtttatttttacttaatttCTGTGCATTTTAAATCATGCTCAGAATACTTTGTTGGCtttacttttcctttttgtaaTTGTGGATTTTAGTTCTTTCactgtcatttttgttttcaactaCCGGTGGTGATAAATTCTGTATATACAGATGGCAATatcaaaatgtatgtttatatttttaatttaaaataaacagtgattttttaaaacttaaatggTGACGCTGTGCAGTGATTGGTTGGTTACATGAAGGCATCACTTCTGTAAATAAATGACCTCCTCAGTGGgggaaaaggcagagcaatggAGTAGCATAACAGAGTGATCACTAGTGATTTATGTCGGCGTAGAAGCACATTACTATCCTGCAAGATGAAAGACAACAAATGGTATGAgcatgcgtgagtgtgtgtcagagacAAGGGGGAGCGGGGTGTGGAAATCAGAGGGAACACTAACATTCTCCATCACGTACCCTCCCATACCTTTCCCCACTTGTTTTTACTCTTTAAAAGCTGCTGCGGTGGTGTGTGACAGCCTCACTATCACTTTGCCTTGGCTCAAGGGAATTACCATCCACCTTTCGACACACATGCAAACTGCAGCCAGTGGAACTAAACTAAGATAGTGCAAAAGAGGGATCCGAAGTCCTCAGCAAGTCAACTGTAGGAGACTTGACTGTTACCATTTATCAGTGGACAACGTTTGTTGTAAGATGCTtctgtattttaacatcctgGTGCTGCTCCTCCTGCAGCCGGCTCTGTCAAGTCCAATGCCGCTGACCAAACCATCCAGAGGATGTCCCACCTGTAAATCAAAGTCCACGCAGAGTCAGCCGGCTGTAGCTCTAAATGCCACCGCTTCGGGCATTGGAGAACCATGCGGGGTCTACGTTCTAAGCTGCGCCCATGGTCTACGTTGTGCACCTTCAGAGGATGAGCCGAGGCCCCTCCGTGCCCTGCTGGAAGGCAGGGGAGTCTGCAGTAATGCCAGCAGCATCAGCCCAACTGAAACTATCCATACTGTAGGTAAGACGAAATTCAGGTTTCAGCTCATGGTGTATGGATTTTCAACACCAACACTCACCTTTTGCtaatttatttgtcaatttTTGACAGGGTGACGTCCTTATATTTCACAGTCAGTCAATCCTGCTATTATGACCATGAGTCTAAATATTGTCAAGAGGAAATGTGAACAGAGAAACATACAATGAGTTTCTTTTTTCCACTTCCTAGATGCTTAGGCCCAGACAAGCTGTTACATTAAAACCAGAGATGTTGTGAAACCAGAGCATGAAAAATGATTTTATGGCTCAGTTGCCAGTTTTCTAATCAAGATAGGTTTTACTAGTGCTATTAGTTAACTAAGAGTgaagtacagtacattacacatactaaatgtctgtctgtatctgaTATTCTAGATCCAGCTCCTTCTGAGGATCCAGATGAGGTAAGTAAAATCCTATCTTAATAATTTAGACAAACCATACATCAATTACACTCAATCAGGCACTCACATGCATCTGTTAAACTCTACTTACAGGCTCCATGTCGGAAACTGCTAACCACACTTATCGAAGGTCTTGATGCCCATTTATTTAAGTCAAATCACGATATCTACATGCCTAATTGTGACAAGCGTGGTTTCTTCAGGAAGAAGCAGGTGAGTTTGCAAAGAAGATGAATTATAGGAAATCATTATAATTATCAAGACTTTTCTATAGACCTGTGGCTGTActtgtttgttctgtttgtgcAGTGTTGGTCATCTCGAGGTAAGCGGCGTGGCAAGTGCTGGTGTGTGGATCCGAACGGCATGCCTGTCTGCTCGAACACTAAACAGAAAGGCGGCCTGAGGTGTTAAAGTGTATGAAGCCTGGACTGAAGCAGGAGAGACGGAAGCTTTATTACCGACACAAGATAAAGATGAAGGAACACCAATACAGAGTTTAAAGGAGCTCAACACAGCCTCACATCCCATTCTCCACCAGCCAGAAACAGCACTCCACCAATGAAAAGCTGTTTCCAAATCTGGTGTAACTTTGTCTCTTTGCGCCCTCTACTGAACATATGAGGGCTGTATTGATTAGACATTGCTTTTGTATCTACTTGTATAAGATGTATATTTACACTATATTAAAGTTATAATAAAGGGCATATTATCCAGACTAGTTTCACACTGTAGCATACGTTGTAAAACTGCACCTATAGCTTGAGCTACACAAATTCAAgttcactagcatggaccacacCACAACCATATGTTAGTTAAAGacttaatgaacattatgaatgtgcagatgaacattatgaatgtgcagatagatgaattgatgtggatgttgtctgatggctggtctgggaggatgtgtgatgacCGGGTGGAGGAGACTCGGGGTGGGGGTtctgtctcagaagcagtttttgcccgaatagtttacagacccccccccagacggtacctagaagagacatgagagagatgTGCAGCGGGAAGGGAagagggggaagatggatgaaggagagggaaagggagggtgggtcaagcaatcagagacacgAGCCTGGCCACGCAGCAcggtatatgtaggtttgtctggtgattagaggtgtggtttgggcgtggccctgctcccaaaccttagttaacaaattaacttcatttgttcacattcatgtttcaacattttaactccatttaatattttaagcCATCAATCAAGATCAAGATCAAAATGATTTGGATCAATGTATcatgtattgttatatattttactttgaaaccCCTGTGATTGTATTATTAATTGCTGTACATGTAATTTAAATATGAGATTCTATTTATGTTAAAATTGCTCATACTTTGAGTAAGTAATTTAACAGTAGTTGCCCTTCAGTGCAGACACCAGAGGTATTATTTGAAAAACCAGAAATTCTAATGCCGAATTAGATGAGgggcattattatttttattttttttgtgtgcattgaTGAAGATAACGTGCCTCTTGAACAATAAGAGAAGGTGTGTGAAGGTTGAAACTGACACTGACAGGCAATGTTGCAAACATGACTTTATGGATGCTTTGTGGATTTTGTGCATTTAAAATACCttttgttatcttttttttgaataaaaaggaTTTCTGCTCAAAAAGTAAATCCATCTAATCATTAAAACCAacatcagaagaagaagaagaagaagaagaagaagaagaagaagaagaagaagaagaagaaggcaaCGGCACAACTTTCAAGACTTCTGATTAAAAGTTGGATACTTTCACCTCTTTCTGCCTCAAAAATCCAATTCAATTTGGCCCACccaggagagagagatatcatggctttcaaatgagcagaATTCAAATGACATTCAAATTGAGAATTGGTCAAGGACAAAAAGTGTAGGCCTGCTTATAGATTACTAGGCTAAATGTACGTAAATtatactttccaccactgaaaaTCAGTTAAACATCACATAGGCCTACCTGAGACAGTTAAAGATTATTTCTGCAGTGTTTCATCATACTGACTGTAATGCTGATTTTGTCCCGAGGTTGTCGATGTTTGATCTCATTGTTGTTGCAAAGTCTCTGGACCAGGAGGTGTTAGTTGTAGTCGGCTTATCTCGCCAGCAGCAGGTTGCTGCTGCGGAAACTCCTACAAGGCGGGCTTCAGGCTATTTTACATAGACAGGACATCACAGATGCAAACTCTGCTCACAGACTGAGATGCGTGTGAAAGTGCGATGTCTTCTCCGGGTGCCACCTTCAACCCTCTGAACGCTCTGGCCCACAAAagcaagacaaagaaaaaacactttgtgcAGCAGAAAGTGGAGGTTTTCCGAGCCAGTGACCCTGTGTTGAGCGTGCTGATGTGGGGAGTCAATCACTCGGTGGGTATGTGGGCTGCTTATACTGACACTATTATGAGTttacatgtatatgtgtgtgtaaatatgttcATTAACTGTTCATCTATTAAACTTGCGCAGATTAATGACCTGAGCCAGGTGCCTGTACCTGTCATGCTTCTTCCAGACGACTTCAGAGCCAGTACCAAGATCAAAGTCAGCAACCACCTCTTCAACAAGTACTGTGCTCCACTCAACTCTGTCCGTCGTATTGTAGGAACCTTCATTTTGCTTCCACAGATTTTAGAGGCTCCTGTGATGTCTTTACGTGCCTGTGCTTATCAGTAATTTCTTTAGAAAACAACAATGCTTTTCTACACTAACAATACCTTTAACCCTGCCACAATAACTAcccaaaaatatttgttttgcttatAGACGATGATGTGCAGTATGCAATATTGTCATGGTGATgtaaaagaatgaaactgtATACCAGGGTTGGAAATGCATTTGAGTGGTTAAGTGGTTGCATAACACCAGAACATCCATAAGTATCATgcagacaagacagaaaatagCTAAATTGATGAATTCATCAGAAAATGTGGTGGGGCTCACAGAGGATGAGCGCCAGTCATAAAAAGTAGCCTATTAGACAAAGcttgttttaaaataataactctTTATGACATCTGTGCTATGCACTCTGTCTGCCTCAAGGTTCTGTTTCTATACGGATGGAGTCTAGAGAACTTGAGTGGCTTTCAATAATCTTTTAATCCATCCAGGAATCCAGGTTGTGCAAAGACTTATAAACAGAGGTGGGAAGAACAATAAAATTGTGTTTTCTCAAGTTCAAAAAAGTGCTGTTACCTCGGTGAGATTAACTCAAGTGTTTTTCATGTTGCTTATAATTGAAAATATGGAACTGGAACAGTAGGATGAGAAAGAGAATTCAGTTAAATTGTGTAAACGTAACCAATGACGCAACTGTCAATTTGGATCATTGAAAAACAGCAGACGTGACACCCACGTGCCATTAAACACATGTATATATGGTATTAATTAATAAACATGATTTGCATTTGGTTATTGTCTCACTTGGATTGAATTCAGTTTGTAAGAGTATCAGTATAGAAACTGCTGCAATTAATCATGTTATTCTGTTGATCACAATTTTATGTGCTGAAATAATGTGCTGTGGGAAAAATTATTAGGAAAggacattttgtatttaatgaAGCACTAGAAGAAGTCCAAGTCAACTACATGTGCTCATTAGATGCTGAGCGAGGCACAAAATATCAAGCTgcatttttctgattttatgtATTTGTTCCTCAGAGAGAATCTTCCAGGACAGTTCAAATTCAAAGACTACTGTCCGCAGGTGTTCAGAAACCTGCGAGAGCACTTTGGAATTGAGGACCAAGATTACCAGGTACACCTATAAACTCATCACAAATCAACATTTAATTGTGCCAAcaacaaaattgacaaaaaaacaagataccTCCCTTAACAAGATGGAAAAACAGAGACAACGCAGAGTGTCCaagcttttcagttttttttctctctcataaaCAGACCCTTTTCTGCATGTATTGAGCTGCTCCCTTCTAAATTTGCATTTATATGTGTCATATTTGCATGTGCCAGGTGGTAGACAGAGTCGTCATCTGCTCTGCTCAGCACACATTTGCTTGGCACACAATTACTATGTGAGGCACACTGTATGTTGTGATAAAAGTTGTATTTCTGCACATCTACAAGTGATGCAGCAAATTCCTTGAAACATAGTGTGCATCAGTGCAAAATGCTTTTCATGTTCCATCATGATAACGCACATATGtctaataattaaaaatgtccTGTCTGTTTGCATAGTGTTTTGCATTAGAAATTGTGTTTCAGTGTTTGAGTGAAAACCGCTTTAAAACAGGACAGCAAGCCACTTTATACATCTGTTTGAACACCACCCATTcacccacaaaaaaacaagtttctcATATTCACAAAAGATGAATGCTGGATGTTTCGGATGACACACTACATATCAAACAGACATGGGACTTGGAGCTGAATACAATAAGAGGTGATGATTCTTTGGAGAATATATGTTCTAGATGCCACAAGGGGATTGGAAGTCAACTCTGGAAAGAATTTGACTGGAAGATTAAAATGAGGTTTGCCCCAAAAATATatcttcaacaaaaaaataaatagaacaaATTAGGTTTTTCAGAACACTGTTATACATGACTAAAAGTCACTTTTTATAATAAAGTGGGCACCAGTTATCTTGGTTGGGAACCCTGTATCTTAAAACcaacatttaatttcatttattattattattattattaaatacatacaacaaaatctatttttacTTTGTCTAATCATTCCCCCCAT is a genomic window containing:
- the LOC116687247 gene encoding insulin-like growth factor-binding protein 5; translated protein: MLLYFNILVLLLLQPALSSPMPLTKPSRGCPTCKSKSTQSQPAVALNATASGIGEPCGVYVLSCAHGLRCAPSEDEPRPLRALLEGRGVCSNASSISPTETIHTVDPAPSEDPDEAPCRKLLTTLIEGLDAHLFKSNHDIYMPNCDKRGFFRKKQCWSSRGKRRGKCWCVDPNGMPVCSNTKQKGGLRC